Proteins found in one Geomonas subterranea genomic segment:
- a CDS encoding acetyl-CoA carboxylase carboxyltransferase subunit alpha, translating into MALQQSYLDFEKPLAELDKKIQELLAFSTQGVDLSAEVAKLEVKAAEMREEMFANLSRWQTAQVARHINRPFTLDYLSLIFTEFVELHGDRNFGDDHAIVGGLARLDGEPVMVIGHQKGRDTKEKVFRNFGMPNPEGYRKALRLMEMAERFRLPIITFVDTPGAFPGIGAEERGQAEAIARNLREMSRLTVPIIVVITGEGGSGGALAIAVGDRILMLQHSVYAVISPEGCAAILWSDGTKGAQAAEALKLTARDIKDLEVIDEIVPEPAGGAHRDHEAMAKNLHEALSRNLKELKGIPADELIELRYQKFRKMSRFAE; encoded by the coding sequence ATGGCACTGCAGCAAAGCTATCTGGATTTTGAGAAGCCACTGGCGGAACTGGACAAGAAGATCCAGGAACTGCTTGCATTTTCCACCCAGGGGGTCGATCTCTCTGCCGAGGTCGCCAAACTCGAGGTGAAAGCCGCGGAGATGCGCGAGGAGATGTTCGCCAACCTTTCCCGCTGGCAAACGGCCCAGGTGGCCCGCCATATCAACCGTCCCTTCACCCTTGACTACCTGAGCCTCATCTTCACCGAGTTCGTGGAACTCCACGGCGACCGCAACTTCGGCGACGACCATGCCATCGTGGGCGGTCTCGCCAGGCTGGACGGCGAGCCGGTGATGGTGATCGGTCACCAGAAGGGGCGCGACACCAAGGAGAAGGTGTTCCGCAACTTCGGCATGCCCAATCCGGAAGGGTACAGAAAGGCGCTGCGCCTGATGGAAATGGCCGAGCGGTTTAGGCTTCCCATCATCACCTTCGTCGACACCCCGGGTGCCTTCCCCGGCATCGGCGCCGAGGAGCGCGGCCAGGCCGAGGCCATCGCCCGTAACCTGAGGGAAATGTCCCGTCTCACCGTGCCCATCATCGTCGTGATCACCGGCGAGGGTGGCTCCGGCGGCGCGCTCGCCATCGCTGTGGGCGACCGTATCCTCATGTTGCAGCACTCCGTCTACGCCGTCATCTCCCCGGAAGGGTGTGCCGCCATCCTCTGGTCCGATGGCACCAAGGGTGCCCAGGCTGCCGAGGCGCTGAAGCTGACCGCCAGGGACATCAAGGACCTCGAAGTCATCGACGAGATCGTCCCCGAGCCGGCCGGCGGCGCGCACCGCGATCACGAGGCCATGGCGAAGAACCTTCACGAGGCGCTCTCCAGGAACCTGAAGGAGCTGAAAGGGATCCCGGCTGACGAGCTGATCGAGCTGCGCTACCAGAAGTTCAGAAAGATGAGCCGCTTCGCCGAGTAA
- the dnaE gene encoding DNA polymerase III subunit alpha encodes MDSPANFVHLHLHSQYSLLDGAIRIGDLVKKAKEYHMPAVAVTDHGNMFGSLEFFLKAQDKGIKPILGCEVYIAPGSRLDKKAPTAADPVTSYHLILLAENMTGFKNLCYLSSAGYKEGFYRRPRIDKELLEKHREGLICLSACLQGEIAYLAGRNKMEEAKAAAIWYADMFPGSYYLEIQENGLPEQTIANRRVMEIARELNLPLVATNDCHYLNKEDAKAHEILLCIQTGKTMSDPSRMRFTTEAFYVKSPEEMARDFHYCPEALENTVKIAERCHYEFDFKTYHFPAYEAPPGETLDDQLERESIEGLKLRLEKIKIKYPDLTPEQEQAYHDRLRIELDCIRHMGFPGYFLIVADFINWAKDHGIPVGPGRGSAAGSLVAYCIRITDIDPMPYNLLFERFLNPERISMPDIDVDFCQDRREEVIQYMVERYGREKVCQIAAFGTMAARGVIRDVGRALDLTFADVDKIAKLVPEVLGITLEKAIEQEPKLKELMAADAKVNEVMTVALRLEGLARHISTHAAGLVVAPRQMEDFCPVYKDQKTGSLTTQYSMKYVEKVGLVKFDFLGLKNLTVIDNACKHIRNGKDPNFDITLLTDDDPETYKLLQAGNTTGVFQLESSGMKELLVKLKPSCFEDIIAVCALYRPGPLGSGMVDDFIERKHGRKQTVYDLPQLEPVLKDTYGVIVYQEQVMQISRSLAGYSLGGADLLRRAMGKKDAEQMAKERLKFMEGSEKLGLDSKKCAAIFDLMAKFAEYGFNKSHSAAYALVAYQTAYLKAHYPVEFMAALLTEDMSNTDKVIKSIGDCREMGIEVLPPDINESLRSFRVLDTAMRFGLGAVKNVGEGAIEAILEARGDEPFKDIFDFCERVDLRRCNKRVIEALIKSGAFDCTKAKRAQLMAVLEDAAAQGQRVQQERESAQVSLFGMAEIQRGSNGTGNRLPDIPEWDEKYRLGCEKEAIGFFITGHPLDRYVADMRRFSNVDCSSINEAKDKSEVKICGVPASLKEIMTKKGDRMGFVTLEDLAGSLEVVVFSDVYARCSEFLKGDDPVHITGTVEHGEKGAKIMASDIVLLRDLVERETRRVNFTIDAKEADAGKLKTLKEIISRYQGICRSFLHLDIENSSRVTIRLSDVYKVAASEELTVEVSNLFGYNAVSFE; translated from the coding sequence ATGGATTCACCAGCTAATTTCGTACACCTTCATCTCCACTCCCAGTACTCCCTGCTCGACGGCGCCATCCGCATCGGCGACCTGGTCAAGAAGGCCAAGGAGTATCACATGCCGGCGGTGGCGGTCACCGACCACGGCAACATGTTCGGTTCCCTCGAGTTCTTCCTGAAGGCCCAGGACAAGGGGATCAAGCCGATCCTTGGGTGTGAGGTCTACATCGCCCCCGGCTCCCGTCTGGACAAGAAAGCCCCCACTGCCGCAGACCCGGTCACCAGCTACCACCTCATCCTGCTGGCCGAGAACATGACCGGTTTCAAGAACCTCTGCTACCTCAGCTCCGCCGGCTACAAGGAGGGGTTCTACCGCCGCCCCCGCATCGACAAGGAACTCCTGGAGAAGCACAGGGAAGGTCTTATCTGCCTCTCCGCCTGCCTGCAGGGAGAGATCGCCTATCTGGCGGGCAGGAACAAGATGGAGGAGGCCAAGGCTGCCGCCATCTGGTACGCCGACATGTTCCCGGGGAGCTACTACCTCGAGATCCAGGAGAACGGGCTCCCCGAGCAGACCATCGCCAACAGGCGGGTGATGGAGATCGCGCGCGAGCTGAACCTGCCGCTGGTCGCCACCAACGACTGTCACTACCTCAACAAGGAAGACGCCAAGGCGCACGAGATCCTGCTCTGCATCCAGACCGGCAAGACCATGAGCGACCCGAGCCGGATGCGCTTCACCACCGAGGCCTTCTACGTGAAGAGCCCGGAGGAGATGGCGCGGGACTTCCATTACTGCCCTGAGGCGCTGGAAAACACGGTCAAGATCGCCGAACGCTGCCACTACGAGTTCGACTTCAAGACCTACCATTTCCCCGCGTACGAGGCGCCGCCGGGCGAAACCCTCGATGATCAGCTGGAGCGCGAGTCCATCGAAGGGCTCAAGCTGCGCCTTGAGAAGATCAAGATCAAGTACCCGGATCTGACCCCGGAACAGGAGCAGGCCTATCACGACCGCCTGCGCATCGAGCTGGACTGCATCCGGCACATGGGGTTCCCGGGCTACTTCCTCATCGTTGCGGACTTCATCAACTGGGCCAAGGACCACGGCATCCCGGTAGGTCCCGGCAGGGGCTCGGCGGCCGGCTCGCTGGTCGCCTACTGCATCAGGATCACCGATATCGATCCTATGCCGTACAACTTGCTGTTCGAGCGATTCCTGAACCCGGAACGTATCTCCATGCCGGATATCGACGTCGACTTCTGCCAGGACCGCCGTGAAGAGGTGATCCAGTACATGGTCGAGCGCTACGGCCGGGAGAAGGTATGCCAGATCGCGGCGTTCGGTACCATGGCTGCCCGCGGTGTCATCCGCGACGTCGGGCGCGCCCTCGACCTCACCTTTGCCGACGTGGACAAGATAGCCAAGCTCGTGCCCGAGGTCTTGGGCATTACGCTCGAGAAGGCGATCGAGCAGGAGCCGAAACTCAAGGAGTTGATGGCGGCCGACGCCAAGGTGAACGAGGTCATGACCGTCGCGCTGCGCTTGGAGGGGCTCGCACGCCACATCTCGACCCACGCCGCCGGCCTCGTGGTCGCGCCCAGGCAGATGGAAGACTTCTGCCCGGTCTACAAGGACCAGAAGACCGGCTCATTGACCACCCAGTACTCGATGAAGTACGTGGAGAAGGTTGGCCTGGTGAAGTTCGACTTCCTGGGGCTCAAGAACCTCACTGTCATCGATAACGCCTGCAAGCACATCCGTAACGGCAAGGATCCCAACTTCGACATCACCCTGTTGACGGACGACGATCCGGAGACCTACAAACTTCTGCAGGCCGGCAACACCACCGGGGTATTCCAGCTTGAGTCCAGCGGCATGAAGGAGCTTCTGGTCAAGCTGAAGCCCTCCTGTTTCGAGGACATCATCGCGGTCTGCGCCCTCTACCGTCCGGGCCCGCTCGGCTCCGGCATGGTGGACGACTTCATCGAGAGAAAGCATGGTCGCAAGCAGACTGTCTACGACCTGCCTCAGCTCGAACCGGTCCTCAAGGACACCTATGGCGTCATCGTCTACCAGGAACAGGTCATGCAGATTTCCCGTTCCCTGGCAGGCTACTCGCTCGGCGGCGCGGATCTCTTGCGCCGCGCTATGGGTAAGAAAGACGCAGAACAGATGGCGAAGGAGCGCCTGAAGTTCATGGAGGGGTCCGAGAAGCTGGGCCTTGATTCCAAGAAGTGCGCGGCCATCTTCGACCTGATGGCCAAGTTCGCCGAGTACGGCTTCAACAAGTCGCACTCCGCCGCCTACGCTCTGGTCGCCTACCAGACCGCCTACTTGAAGGCACACTACCCGGTCGAATTCATGGCCGCCCTCCTCACCGAGGACATGAGCAACACCGACAAGGTGATCAAGAGCATCGGCGACTGCCGCGAGATGGGCATCGAGGTGCTGCCGCCGGACATCAACGAGTCGCTGCGCTCCTTCCGCGTGCTGGACACGGCGATGCGCTTTGGTCTCGGCGCCGTCAAGAACGTGGGGGAGGGGGCCATCGAGGCCATCCTCGAGGCCCGCGGCGATGAGCCCTTCAAGGACATCTTCGACTTCTGCGAGCGGGTCGACCTGCGCCGCTGCAACAAGAGGGTCATCGAAGCGCTCATCAAAAGCGGCGCCTTCGACTGCACCAAGGCGAAACGAGCTCAGCTTATGGCCGTCCTTGAGGATGCCGCCGCCCAGGGACAGCGCGTGCAGCAGGAGCGCGAGAGCGCGCAGGTGTCTCTCTTTGGCATGGCGGAGATCCAGCGCGGTTCCAACGGTACCGGCAACCGCCTCCCCGACATACCGGAGTGGGATGAGAAATACCGGCTCGGCTGCGAGAAAGAGGCGATCGGCTTCTTCATTACCGGCCACCCGCTGGACCGCTACGTGGCCGACATGCGCCGCTTTTCCAACGTCGACTGTTCCTCCATCAACGAGGCGAAGGACAAGAGCGAGGTGAAGATCTGCGGTGTCCCCGCGAGCCTCAAGGAGATCATGACCAAAAAAGGCGACCGCATGGGGTTCGTGACACTGGAGGACCTGGCCGGCTCGCTGGAGGTTGTTGTTTTCTCCGACGTCTATGCCCGCTGCTCGGAGTTTCTTAAGGGGGACGACCCGGTTCACATCACCGGCACGGTCGAGCACGGCGAGAAGGGGGCCAAGATCATGGCCAGCGACATCGTTCTTTTGCGTGACCTTGTGGAGCGGGAGACGCGCAGGGTGAATTTCACCATAGACGCGAAAGAAGCCGATGCGGGGAAGCTGAAGACGCTCAAAGAGATCATCTCCCGCTACCAGGGGATCTGTCGCAGCTTTCTCCATCTTGACATAGAGAATAGTTCGCGCGTCACCATCCGCCTTTCGGATGTATACAAAGTGGCGGCCAGCGAAGAATTAACAGTGGAAGTGAGTAACCTCTTCGGCTATAATGCCGTGTCCTTCGAGTAG
- a CDS encoding CDGSH iron-sulfur domain-containing protein, whose protein sequence is MSNTALTPNQPIVVELEAGTYHRCTCGKSSRIPFCDGAHVGSNHAPVSFEVKEKQQVYLCNCGKTGNAPYCDGSCRKQ, encoded by the coding sequence ATGAGCAATACCGCCCTCACACCGAACCAGCCTATCGTCGTAGAACTCGAAGCAGGTACCTACCACCGCTGTACCTGCGGCAAATCCTCCAGAATCCCCTTTTGCGACGGGGCACATGTCGGCTCGAACCATGCGCCAGTATCCTTCGAAGTGAAAGAAAAGCAGCAGGTTTACCTGTGCAACTGCGGCAAGACGGGCAACGCTCCCTACTGCGACGGCAGTTGCCGGAAGCAGTAA
- a CDS encoding pirin family protein: MIAIRRSADRGHADHGWLDTYHTFSFADYYDPRHMGFRNLRVINEDRVKPGVGFPTHPHRDMEIISYVLEGALAHRDSMGTGSVIRPGDVQRMSAGTGITHSEFNHSKDAPLHFFQIWILPERTGIAPGYEQKFFPDQEKRGCLRIVASPDGRDGSVTINQDTRLYATLLDPGEEIVHRLPAGQHAWVQVARGKLLVNGHLLEAGDGAAVSNEDLLRLTAKEAAEALVFELP; this comes from the coding sequence ATGATCGCTATAAGAAGATCGGCTGACAGAGGCCACGCCGACCACGGCTGGCTCGACACTTACCACACCTTTTCCTTCGCAGACTACTACGACCCTCGCCACATGGGGTTCAGAAACCTGCGGGTCATTAACGAGGACCGCGTAAAGCCGGGCGTGGGCTTCCCCACCCATCCGCACCGGGACATGGAGATCATCTCGTACGTGCTGGAAGGCGCGCTCGCGCACCGCGACAGCATGGGAACCGGCTCCGTCATCCGTCCCGGCGACGTGCAACGCATGAGTGCCGGCACCGGCATCACTCACAGCGAGTTCAACCACAGTAAGGACGCGCCGCTACACTTTTTCCAGATCTGGATTCTGCCGGAGCGTACCGGGATTGCCCCGGGCTACGAGCAGAAGTTTTTCCCCGACCAGGAAAAACGGGGGTGCCTGCGCATCGTCGCTTCGCCGGACGGTCGTGACGGTTCGGTCACCATCAACCAGGATACGAGGCTATACGCAACGCTCCTGGACCCGGGCGAGGAGATCGTGCATCGCCTTCCGGCAGGACAGCATGCATGGGTGCAGGTGGCACGGGGCAAGCTGCTCGTCAACGGCCATCTCTTGGAAGCAGGGGATGGTGCGGCGGTCAGCAACGAAGACCTGCTGCGCCTGACGGCGAAAGAAGCGGCCGAGGCGCTGGTGTTCGAACTGCCGTAA
- the hisS gene encoding histidine--tRNA ligase encodes MAITGIKGFNDILPGEVEKWQHIEATARRVFELYGLSEIRIPILEKTELFCRSIGDATDIVEKEMYSFEDKGGNKVTMRPEGTASVMRAYVEHKMHALDPVARLYYMGPMFRYERPQKGRYRQFHQIGAEITGVAAPTVDAQVLTMLTHFFQELGLTEPSLQINSLGCPCCRPAYRDALKKFLLERIDKLCDDCKRRYDTNPLRALDCKSAGCQEATQGAPSMLDHLCAECGDHFDKTRKYLELVGTPYSINQRMVRGLDYYTRTTFEMVTTMLGAQSAVAAGGRYDGLISSIGGPQIPGIGFAMGVERVALLLAEKDFSRRPDLFIAALGDEAHAEAFRLMSALQRLGLAVEIDYEGKSLKSQMRRADKFNSRFTLIIGGDEITRGTAPLKNMDGGTQDDVALDAASIQAAMTGGA; translated from the coding sequence GTGGCAATCACCGGCATCAAGGGTTTCAACGACATCCTCCCGGGCGAGGTCGAGAAGTGGCAGCACATCGAGGCCACGGCGCGCCGGGTTTTCGAGCTTTACGGACTTTCGGAGATCAGGATCCCGATCCTGGAAAAGACCGAGCTGTTCTGCCGCTCCATCGGCGACGCGACCGACATCGTGGAAAAGGAGATGTACTCCTTCGAAGACAAGGGTGGCAACAAGGTCACCATGCGCCCGGAGGGGACCGCGTCGGTGATGCGCGCCTACGTCGAGCACAAGATGCACGCCCTGGACCCGGTGGCGCGGTTGTACTACATGGGGCCGATGTTTCGCTACGAGCGCCCGCAGAAGGGGCGCTACCGCCAGTTTCACCAGATCGGCGCCGAGATCACCGGGGTCGCCGCTCCCACGGTAGACGCCCAGGTGCTCACCATGCTGACCCATTTCTTCCAGGAACTGGGGCTCACGGAGCCTTCGCTGCAGATCAACTCGCTGGGGTGCCCCTGCTGCCGTCCCGCCTACCGCGATGCCCTCAAGAAGTTCCTGCTGGAGCGCATCGACAAGCTGTGCGACGACTGCAAGCGGCGCTACGACACGAACCCGCTGCGCGCGCTGGATTGCAAGTCCGCCGGTTGCCAGGAGGCGACCCAGGGTGCCCCCTCCATGTTGGATCATCTCTGCGCCGAGTGTGGCGACCACTTTGACAAGACCAGGAAATACCTGGAACTGGTCGGCACACCATACAGCATCAACCAGAGGATGGTGCGCGGCCTCGACTACTACACCCGGACCACCTTCGAGATGGTCACCACCATGCTGGGCGCCCAGAGCGCCGTCGCCGCCGGTGGCCGCTACGACGGCCTGATCTCCTCCATCGGCGGCCCGCAGATTCCGGGTATCGGCTTCGCCATGGGAGTCGAGCGCGTGGCGCTGCTTTTGGCCGAGAAGGATTTCTCGCGCCGTCCGGACCTCTTCATCGCCGCCCTGGGTGATGAAGCCCACGCCGAAGCATTCCGCCTCATGAGCGCTCTGCAGCGTCTGGGGCTTGCCGTCGAAATCGACTACGAAGGTAAGAGCCTGAAGAGCCAGATGCGGCGTGCCGACAAGTTCAATTCCCGCTTCACGCTGATCATCGGCGGAGACGAGATCACCCGCGGCACCGCGCCGCTCAAGAACATGGATGGCGGCACCCAGGACGACGTGGCGCTCGACGCTGCCAGCATCCAGGCTGCCATGACCGGCGGGGCCTAG
- a CDS encoding GGDEF domain-containing response regulator — MERILLVEDDSFFREVYTDLLKEDGYTVEVAASGEEALEMIGKGGYHLVVTDLVMRDVSGLDILSEVKRLDPATAVIMVTGHANVETAIYALKNGATDYLIKPINQDEFRHIVAHCMEQRRLLDENLELKGLVNLFQVSQNIANCLELERIYSMLTDAVVKEVGVTRALGYFSDNGQLTLRELKGIEELSAHLLGQAVISECDLRDDGSANLVLLRDFLPDDADFGCEVTEAMCLYLRQRSELQGVIILFNDPGAVLPKEINRKHISFLLDQGSLALDNAARYNIAKDLLYIDELTGLYNYRYLDVVLERELKRCERYGSNLGVLFLDIDLFKSVNDNFGHLIGSRVLREVGSLVRKSVRDVDAVIRYGGDEYTIVLVETGMDGAAIVAERIRKTIEAHTFSKADGLAIKLTVSLGYACAPDDATTKAELLEMADQAMYRGKSAGKNRAFHAERLITPP; from the coding sequence ATGGAAAGGATTCTTTTAGTCGAAGACGACAGCTTTTTCCGGGAGGTCTACACTGACCTGCTCAAGGAAGACGGCTATACCGTCGAAGTGGCCGCCTCAGGAGAAGAGGCGTTGGAAATGATCGGTAAGGGAGGGTACCACCTGGTCGTCACCGACCTGGTGATGCGTGACGTGTCGGGGCTCGATATCCTCTCGGAGGTGAAGAGGCTTGATCCTGCCACCGCGGTGATCATGGTCACCGGGCACGCCAATGTTGAAACCGCCATCTACGCCCTCAAAAACGGCGCCACCGACTATCTCATAAAACCCATCAACCAGGACGAGTTCCGCCATATAGTGGCGCACTGCATGGAACAGCGCAGGCTTCTCGATGAGAACCTGGAGCTTAAGGGCCTGGTCAACCTGTTTCAGGTTAGCCAGAACATCGCCAACTGCCTGGAGCTGGAACGCATCTACTCCATGCTCACCGACGCGGTGGTGAAGGAAGTGGGGGTGACCCGTGCGCTGGGGTATTTCAGTGACAACGGCCAGCTCACGCTGCGTGAACTGAAGGGAATAGAGGAGCTGAGCGCGCACCTGCTGGGGCAGGCGGTGATCAGCGAGTGCGACCTTCGCGACGACGGCAGTGCGAACCTGGTGCTGCTGAGGGATTTCCTCCCCGATGACGCAGATTTCGGCTGTGAGGTCACCGAGGCCATGTGCCTTTACCTGCGGCAGCGGTCCGAGCTGCAGGGCGTGATCATCCTGTTCAACGATCCCGGGGCGGTATTGCCCAAGGAAATCAACCGCAAGCATATCTCCTTCCTGCTCGACCAGGGCTCCCTTGCCCTGGACAACGCCGCACGCTACAACATCGCGAAGGACCTTCTTTACATCGACGAACTGACCGGTCTGTACAATTACCGCTACCTCGACGTGGTGCTGGAGCGGGAACTGAAACGCTGCGAGCGTTACGGCTCCAACCTTGGCGTCCTGTTCCTCGACATCGATCTTTTCAAGTCGGTAAACGACAACTTCGGGCACCTGATCGGCAGCCGCGTGCTGCGCGAGGTCGGCTCGCTGGTGAGAAAGAGCGTGCGCGATGTCGACGCTGTAATCCGGTACGGCGGCGATGAGTACACCATTGTGCTGGTGGAGACCGGTATGGACGGGGCGGCCATCGTCGCCGAACGTATCAGGAAGACCATCGAGGCGCATACCTTCTCCAAGGCGGACGGACTCGCCATCAAACTCACCGTCAGTCTCGGCTACGCCTGTGCCCCCGATGACGCCACCACCAAGGCCGAACTGCTGGAGATGGCGGATCAGGCCATGTATCGCGGCAAGAGCGCCGGTAAGAACCGGGCCTTCCACGCCGAAAGGCTGATCACCCCTCCCTGA
- a CDS encoding DNA internalization-related competence protein ComEC/Rec2: MPLAALIAGLATTHLLDVFPPAWCLAASLATTLAACLVRSRFPFLLSLALFFFVWGQLSLQPYLRPDCALERLASGSPVVIDGELDCRPEPTASGGSRVYLQVDRVSVDDREVPASGRLLVYVKEGRVGLHTGDRVRFTSRIRVPRNLGLPGESDLVRRLAYQQVHATAFVLTPEDLVLLRGGKGWLHDIDLLAARLGGFISQVEPGAEGGVLKALLLGDRRDVPERLQEDFARSGVNHILSISGFHVGIVFLSLCHFLYYLARRSEWLALHVKLAPLAMLASLPMVVFYLFLSGQAPATLRSVLMICVVVAALRLKREVDPIHTIMLAACAILFAAPQTLFDISFQLSFLAIWGLSALTPPIAAPVGKAGRVGLWVLLLCIASAVAILATLVHVAYYFQRVSLIGLVANLLVVPLMGYGAVVLGFSALVLSCFWEAPAELPLHLAAILVRWADQVVEHLSRVPVLTGYLPDRLDLLLACLVLCAITFLKSNPMRVAAALPLLAALVVRAVPAAQGTDGSMRVYFLSVGQGDATLVHLPDGTWMLVDGGGNATDSDTRVGARLLLPALRALSVRRIDYLVLSHGHPDHLQGVLYLAANFEVGKLLIHPLTMASPELQQLKWVVTARDIPVLQLRADLPPVRLGGVLLQPLWPVAGTVVRSDANATSLVFGLAYGRTSILFTGDIGATQERELLDRGALQPCGLLKVAHHGSRHSSCDEFLAAVQPQTAVISAGYQNAFHLPAPATLARLQRHGARTCRTDLEGTVEAVCKADGTVLFSTFWGHFN, from the coding sequence GTGCCGCTAGCCGCGTTAATCGCAGGTTTGGCCACCACTCACCTGCTTGATGTCTTCCCGCCGGCTTGGTGCCTGGCAGCCTCGCTTGCCACGACCCTGGCCGCCTGCCTGGTTCGTTCACGGTTCCCCTTCCTGCTCTCGCTTGCCCTTTTCTTCTTTGTCTGGGGACAGCTGTCGCTGCAGCCTTACCTGAGGCCCGACTGCGCCCTGGAGCGGCTCGCCTCGGGCAGCCCGGTAGTGATCGATGGGGAGCTGGACTGCCGTCCCGAGCCGACCGCGTCGGGAGGGAGCAGGGTTTACCTACAGGTGGATCGGGTGAGCGTGGATGACCGCGAGGTGCCGGCGTCGGGACGCCTGCTGGTGTACGTAAAGGAAGGTCGGGTAGGGCTGCATACCGGCGACAGGGTAAGGTTCACGTCTCGGATCAGGGTGCCGCGCAACCTGGGGCTACCCGGGGAGTCCGACTTGGTGCGGAGGCTGGCCTACCAGCAGGTGCATGCCACCGCATTCGTGCTGACGCCTGAGGACCTGGTGCTGCTTCGCGGGGGAAAGGGGTGGCTCCACGATATCGACCTGCTTGCGGCACGGCTCGGGGGATTCATCTCCCAGGTCGAACCGGGGGCTGAAGGTGGAGTCCTGAAGGCGCTGCTTCTTGGTGACAGACGGGACGTGCCGGAGCGGTTGCAGGAGGATTTCGCCCGCAGCGGGGTGAACCACATCCTCTCCATATCCGGCTTCCATGTCGGCATCGTTTTCTTGTCCCTGTGTCATTTCCTCTATTATCTTGCCAGGCGCTCCGAGTGGCTCGCGCTGCACGTAAAGCTTGCGCCCCTGGCGATGCTGGCGTCCCTGCCGATGGTGGTCTTTTACCTGTTCCTCTCCGGTCAGGCCCCCGCCACCCTGCGCAGCGTGCTCATGATCTGCGTCGTGGTGGCGGCACTGCGGCTGAAGCGCGAAGTGGACCCCATCCACACCATCATGCTCGCGGCCTGCGCCATCCTGTTCGCCGCGCCGCAAACGCTCTTCGATATTTCCTTCCAGCTTTCATTTCTGGCCATCTGGGGGCTGTCCGCCCTGACGCCGCCCATTGCCGCTCCCGTGGGGAAGGCGGGGAGGGTAGGGCTATGGGTGTTGCTGCTGTGCATCGCCTCAGCGGTCGCCATACTGGCCACTCTGGTTCATGTTGCCTACTACTTCCAGCGTGTGTCGCTGATCGGCCTGGTCGCCAATCTCCTGGTGGTCCCGCTCATGGGGTACGGCGCCGTCGTCCTCGGCTTCAGCGCGCTGGTCTTGAGTTGTTTTTGGGAAGCGCCTGCCGAATTGCCGCTGCACCTCGCCGCCATCCTGGTGCGCTGGGCGGACCAGGTGGTGGAGCACCTCTCCCGGGTGCCAGTGCTGACAGGCTACCTCCCGGACCGCCTGGACCTCCTGCTGGCGTGCCTGGTGCTCTGCGCGATCACCTTCCTGAAGTCCAACCCCATGCGTGTCGCCGCCGCCTTGCCGCTCCTCGCAGCCCTGGTGGTGCGTGCGGTGCCGGCCGCGCAGGGCACGGACGGATCCATGCGGGTATATTTCCTCAGCGTGGGGCAGGGGGATGCCACCTTGGTGCACCTGCCGGACGGCACGTGGATGCTGGTCGACGGCGGCGGTAACGCCACCGACTCCGATACCCGCGTTGGGGCGCGCCTGTTGCTCCCCGCCTTGCGGGCCCTCTCCGTGCGGCGCATCGACTACCTGGTACTGTCCCACGGCCACCCGGACCACCTGCAGGGGGTGCTGTACCTGGCGGCGAACTTCGAGGTGGGCAAACTTCTGATCCACCCCCTGACCATGGCTTCCCCCGAACTGCAGCAGTTGAAATGGGTCGTCACCGCGCGCGACATCCCGGTGTTGCAGCTTCGCGCGGACCTCCCTCCCGTGCGACTGGGGGGCGTGCTGTTGCAGCCGCTGTGGCCGGTCGCCGGGACGGTGGTGCGGTCCGACGCCAACGCGACCTCTCTGGTATTCGGGCTCGCCTACGGCAGGACCTCCATTTTGTTCACCGGCGATATCGGCGCAACGCAAGAACGGGAGCTTCTTGACCGGGGAGCGTTGCAACCATGCGGTTTACTGAAGGTAGCGCACCACGGCAGCCGGCATTCCTCCTGCGACGAGTTTCTCGCCGCCGTGCAGCCGCAGACCGCCGTCATATCCGCGGGGTACCAGAACGCGTTCCATCTCCCGGCGCCGGCCACGCTTGCCCGGCTGCAACGGCACGGAGCGAGGACCTGCCGCACCGACCTTGAGGGAACGGTCGAGGCGGTTTGCAAAGCGGACGGTACGGTTTTATTCTCCACTTTTTGGGGGCATTTTAATTGA